In the genome of Oncorhynchus clarkii lewisi isolate Uvic-CL-2024 chromosome 4, UVic_Ocla_1.0, whole genome shotgun sequence, one region contains:
- the LOC139406570 gene encoding uncharacterized protein C1orf21 homolog yields the protein MGCTSAKQVSAVPSDEEGRGKAYSNGDLFSDEYKMKGVEEVKYMRGEEDRVNARNQENLEKSSVQYRGKQPKEGSGANANRTNIHTSESQQEFFRMLDEKIEKGQDYCSEEEEAEDGT from the exons ATGGGCTGCACCTCGGCTAAGCAGGTGTCGGCCGTGCCCAGTGATGAGGAAGGCCGGGGCAAGGCCTACAGCAACGGAGACCTCTTCTCCG ACGAGTACAAGATGAAAGGAGTGGAGGAGGTGAAGTACATGCGTGGAGAGGAGGACCGGGTGAATGCACGTAACCAGGAGAACCTG gagAAAAGCTCTGTACAGTACAGGGGCAAACAGCCGAAAGAAGGCTCTGGAGCCAACGCCAACAGGACAAA CATCCACACGTCAGAGAGCCAGCAGGAGTTCTTCAGGATGCTGGATGAGAAGATTGAGAAG GGACAGGACTACTGTTCGGAGGAGGAAGAGGCGGAGGACGGGACATAG